The DNA sequence tgtttggggttttaggctgggtttctgtacagcactttgagatatcagctgatgtacgaagggctatataaatcaatttgatttgatttgtacctgAGGAGCTGACGTGTGTGGGGATGGGCACGTCAGGGCTGAGGCCCAGGAAGTTACATCGGTATGCTTCCTCATACTGGGCGCTGTACGTCACAGAGCGGACACAGCCCACCGGGAGCAAGGCCTGATGGGATATATACCAAACCATGTGATTAAGCAAAGAATGTTAGGAGGAATATTCTTTAAAGGGGGATACAATGAGTAAACTTTTGATTGGATGACCTTCAACATGGTGAATGCTGAATGGATGAGCCCTGGGTCAGCCCCTCTCAATATGACCTGATTTCCCATGAGCACGTGCCATGCTAGCTGGCGGAAATCAGTGGTCCCGAGCACCTGTGTACCAATCAGATAACAGATATCATCACAAGGAAACAGACAAGAAATGCATTCACAAAATAAGAGGATATTGGTTGTTTATTTTGAAACCAAGTGGTTAACAGAATTAAGTATGGCGTATGATGTGCTAGAAATGAAAGTGTTCATGTTGTGGTAGGGAGAAAGGCACACCAATGTTTACCTGTCTTAAATGTCTCAAGGACCTGAACTTTGGACCAGGATACCCCTCTGCTTTCCCCTCGTCAAACAAGAAGTCTCTGTACAGCTCGCTCTCAGATTGGTGGCACGGGGGTCTAGACCCGCCCCCTTCTGCTCCTTCCCAGCAACTCATTTCCTCCTCTTGCTCTGAGAAGACAACAGGACATTGTTAAAAAGACATACAAAACACCCAATATCGGGACTTATTCCAAGATATatatactgttattttatttaaattgatTTAGCCAGGATAGTGAACAAAGTAACAATTGCAACTATTTTCCTGATTGGAAGTATTCAAGTGTCATAGTGACTTGCAATATCAGAGCTGAACATGGGGGAGCAATGGAAACATTTTTGGCCCAAGAATGGTAATCAGAATGGAATTTGTGTGATATGGTTGAGTGAGTCACATCGTAGCTCTCTGTCCTCGTGGTCTAACCGTGTTAAACACACGTTTACTGTAGACACGGACTCCTGTTCCACATGACTTCTCATGATAATGCTGTCAGGAACGCTTTACCCTGATATCAGATCACACCCTTTTTATTCACTTCTTTTAACTTGAGCCATATGGGGTAATATATGTCTCTCTGACTAGTGTTAAACTGGTCTCACGGTGTCTCCCACCTCTAGAGttatcatgtctgtctctctatgagcACCAGTgcgtacctgtctgtctctctatgagcACCAGTgcgtacctgtctgtctctctatgagcACCAGTGCGTacccgtctgtctctctatgaGCACCAGTGCGTacccgtctgtctctctatgaGCACCAGTgcgtacctgtctgtctctctatgagcACCAGTGCGTacccgtctgtctctctatgaGCACCAGTGCGTacccgtctgtctctctatgaGCACCAGTGCGTacccgtctgtctctctatgaGCACCAGTGCGTacccgtctgtctctctatgaGCACCAGTGCGTacccgtctgtctctctatgaGCACCAGTGCGTACCGGTCTGTCTGTTCTCCCCTCGCTCTATGCGCACCAGTgcgtacctgtctgtctctctataagAACCAGTGTGTCCTCTGTGGGAGCTCCCTCCAGCAGCTTCTCTGTCAGACGACTACCACAGGCCTTCAGTAACCTGCAGTAGAGGAGAAAACACAAGAGTGTATCAAACAACTGGGATAGACAGAACACTGCCCGACCACCCCTGATGTTGACTGTATGTCTGCTATTGTTTAGATTAGTAACCTTAGTGATCGTTAGCGACAGTTAGCCGTCTCACCAGCTGAAGGAGGAGTGTAGGCTGGCCCAGAGGTTGGTGTGCTGGGTGAGGGAGGGCAGGGAGCGGGCTGCGTTACCACTCCTCTGGTGGGGGAAGACAGCAGGAGAGAACACGCTGTTCATCCTCACCGCCctctgaggacacacacactgctcactgtcAAACACctgtagaggatagggggaggggggagaaataAGAGGGAGAGAAGTCAAACATTCTGTCTGGTAGTAAGAGTTAGTGTTCATGTTTATTTGTCTTATGTTTAATGTTCACGTTATGAATAGTaagtgtgttttaatgtgtgtgtatatatctatgtccCATTCATTTAACAtggtgtgttagtttgtgtgtgtgtccttacctTCAGTGCTGTGCTCTGTAGACTCTGTATCGTGAGTCTGAGGTGGCGCAGCAGGAAGGGCCAGGAGTTGATGAGGTAGATCCTGTCCATGGCTACCATGACGATACTGTACCACCGCTGAAAGCCCCGGGCCAGGCTGTCCTTGATGAAGAACGTGTGAGAGAACACAAAACCATGCTGCTCATCCCCAAAGAAGATAGGACCCTCACGACCTGGACACACctagaggcagggagggagagaggcagatgagagagggagggtactGAGGGGATTACAGACATtaggaacagagcaaatggaatggcatcaaacacctggaaatcatgtttgataccattccactgattccgctcccgtcattaccacgagcccgttctccccaattaagttgccaccaacctcctgtgatagatatctatctatctatctatctatctatcaggggtctccaacaggtagatcaCACAGTAGCTCGCAGCCCACAAATGAGTAGCAccccaaacaattctgaaagtacatgcaaTTTTCACGTGTTCCACCGCAAACAAATCTCACAAGTAGACTCAGACACGGCAAGCTCCCAGCTACCATCTAATCAACGCAACACTGACATTATCCCACCGCTGGTTAGTCACTAGGGCCTAAAGTCACGTCACCCTAAAGGTGCAGGtgaacatttttgtctcatctgtgaTATTTTGGTTAAAAT is a window from the Oncorhynchus tshawytscha isolate Ot180627B linkage group LG03, Otsh_v2.0, whole genome shotgun sequence genome containing:
- the flcn gene encoding folliculin; amino-acid sequence: MNALVALCHFCELHGPRTLFCTEALHPPSPTPSQAGAPIPGDRESDREGEGLTMRANSSATQRGDMCEGCRSLPASHPGFVSVDSETGIRFLSHQHPRQPQLFSVVRQACVRSLSCEVCPGREGPIFFGDEQHGFVFSHTFFIKDSLARGFQRWYSIVMVAMDRIYLINSWPFLLRHLRLTIQSLQSTALKVFDSEQCVCPQRAVRMNSVFSPAVFPHQRSGNAARSLPSLTQHTNLWASLHSSFSWLLKACGSRLTEKLLEGAPTEDTLVLIERQTEQEEEMSCWEGAEGGGSRPPCHQSESELYRDFLFDEGKAEGYPGPKFRSLRHLRQVLGTTDFRQLAWHVLMGNQVILRGADPGLIHSAFTMLKALLPVGCVRSVTYSAQYEEAYRCNFLGLSPDVPIPTHVSSSEFSVLVDVVSLERGSLYSAACGEDILSLYQFNISSTNSQPTDKGPTLLNKIEVALSNENLSVDVVSHCLLCLKEEWMNKVKVLFKFSKVDGRGREDTQKVLALLGATGPGEEDNVRLLKFWMTGLSKTYKSHLMTAVRGGERPLSQ